The sequence below is a genomic window from Piliocolobus tephrosceles isolate RC106 chromosome 8, ASM277652v3, whole genome shotgun sequence.
AGACATTTAGATGATTTGCTAGAAGAGCTACaagaaacaaatgtttttaaagtagtAGTGAGCTTTTAGAATAAATTAATAGTATTATAAAGGTCAActattttttggctattgtgaagctCCATCATCACAAAATTTCATTAGTACTTTTATAAAAAGTGCCatgaattataaaacatttgtaaTGATACCCACACATTGAATAgtgttgaaaggaaaaaagaaactatataaaaattacaggagttggtatttttcttcttcccattcaTGATTGTGTTTCAATCTTTTTCTCAGCTAACTCTTTTGGTGATCCCTTCTTCCCCCGGACTACACAGATACTATTAGAATATCAGCTAGGGAGATGGGTGCCACGTCTTCGTGAACCACGGGATTTATATGGCGTCTCTTCTTCTGGTCCACTGAGCCCAACACGGTGGCCATACCATTGTGAAGTCATCGATGAAAAAGTCCAACATATTGGTATGTTTTTAGCAGTTTGAGCGATTCAGACATTAGCAAACTTACTTTGCCAACCTTGATTTTAATGAGGAGACTCACAATGTTAGAAAACAGTACATTCCAACAGAAATATAACGTGAGccacatacataattttaaatttgcttgTAGCTACATTTAAAAcggcaaaaagaaaatgaaattaactttaaaaatgtattttatttaacccaaatatatccaaaatatttcacattctttt
It includes:
- the AGBL3 gene encoding cytosolic carboxypeptidase 3 isoform X6; the protein is MSEDSEKEDYSDRTISDEDESDEDMFMKFVSEDFHRCALLTANSFGDPFFPRTTQILLEYQLGRWVPRLREPRDLYGVSSSGPLSPTRWPYHCEVIDEKVQHIASS